Part of the Pseudomonadota bacterium genome is shown below.
AGGAGATCTCGCTGCGCGCAGCCGGCAGGGATCGCCGGGCGAACTCGGCAGCCTGGAAGCAGGCATCAACCAGATGGCGAACACGCTGCAGCATGCACAGGGCAAGCTGGCACGGGAGATCGAGGATGCCACCGCCGCGTTGCAACATACGGTGACTGAACTGGAGCACAGGAATATCGAACTCAATCACGCACGCGACGAGGCGGTACGCGCCGCGGCCGCGAAGACCGACTTCCTCGCCCGCATGAGCCACGAGATCCGCACGCCGCTGAGCGCCATCATCGGATTCAACGAGCTGCTTGGCAAGACGCGCCTGACGGAAAACCAGCAGGAGTATTCGCGCACCATCAACCAGGCCGCCGCCCAGTTGCTGCAGGTTATCGAGGACATCCTGGGGTATTCACGCCTCGAGTCGGGGGCGGTAAAGCTGGAACTGTCGAAATTCAACCTGCACGACTGCCTCGAGAATGTCGTCAGCATGCTGAGTGCCACCGCGCACGAGAAACAGCTGGAACTGGTCCTCTACATCCACTCGGATGTGCCCCGCTTCATCATCAGCGACCAGAACCGGATCAGCCAGGTGCTCACCAATCTCGCCGCCAATGCCATCAAGTTCACAGAGACAGGCCATGTCATCGTCGAGATTTCCGTGCCCAACCCGGAACCGGATGACGTAACCATCATGTTCGCCGTCACCGATACCGGCATCGGCATGAACGAAACCCAACTCGGCCAGATTTTTTCGCCATTCTACCAGGCTGATGATACTGCCAGCCGCAGACACGGCGGCACCGGCCTCGGACTCTCGATCAGCAAGCAGCTGGTGGAACAGCTGGGCGGCGCCATCCAGGTCAGCAGTAAGCAGGGTACAGGCTCGGTATTCAGTTTCACATTGAATTCGCCGCGGATCGATCAGGACGGTAACGTGCCGGCGAAGATACTCGCCGGCAAGACGATCTGTGTTTTCGACCGCAACCCGTTTTCGCTGCGTGCCTTGCGCAACCGCTTTTTCACCTGGGGCGCCACTGTTTTCAACACCTCGGATCCCGACCGCTTGCAGGAGATGCTGGCAACACTCGGCACGGGCGCCAACCCCTGCGACCTCGTGGTGGCGGGCATCGGCGGCGCCGAATTCGAGCGCAGCAACTGCGCCGGGCTGTGCCGGACCTACGCGCTGGCGGTACCGGTCCCGCGCCTGTTCCTGGTCAGCGCCGAGCTCGAAGACCCCGCCACGGACAGCAACTGCCGGGAGCACTGCCGCATCCTGTCCAAGCCGGTCAGGAGCGATCTGCTGCTGCGTACGGTCCGGACCCTGATCATGCTGCCCGATGAAGCGGGCACATCCATTATCGGCGCCACGCCCGGCCAGCCGGCCCAGGAAGCCCGGCCGGCCAGTGCAGGTCTGGAAGTCCTGGTGGTCGAGGACAACCACTTCAACCAGGAGCTGTTAAGCCAGATACTGGCTGAACTCGGCGTCAGGGCCACGCTTGCGGCCAACGGCAGCGAAGCCTGTGCGGTAGCCGACGTGCACCGCTTCGATATCATTTTTATGGATATCCATATGCCGGTGATGGGGGGGCTGGAAGCCGCACGCTACATCCGGCAGGGCATCAACCGTGACACGCCGATCATCGCACTCACAGCCGATGTGTTCACCGACCAGAATCATGCCCTCGCCAGCGCCGGCATCGACGACTGCCTGCTCAAACCGGTCTCCGCAACGCGCCTGACCGGGATGCTGGATACGTGGGGCCGACCCGGTGCGCGTGCGGCAGCGTCCGCCGGCACGGCAACCCTGTCGGCCGGCATGGCACAGGCAGCCACAGCGGCTGGCAGCGGCTTACCGCCCGAATTTCACCAGCGTCTGCATCGCGAACTGGTCGCCCGGCTGCAGGCCCTGCGACTGGCGCATGCCGCGGGCGACGAAGCGGCGATACGGGACCACGTGCACCAGCTCAAAGGCATTGTGGATTTCTTCCAGCTCGTAGACTTCCATGAAGCATTCAGACTGCTGCAAACGGCATTGCAGTCCCGTCAGGCGGCAGCCGCCGAGACGGCCATCGACAGGCTACAGGCAGTGCTGGCAGAAACATCACCCGAAACGGGGGAATGGCGACAGGAACGGGAACGCCAGCCGTGACGACCGCCTTTCCGGGCCATTTTCCCTGTCCTTGCCGTGCGACACGGCTCAGGGCCTGCGGCGGCAGGCATGGCGCAAACACCGTCACCCCGGGCGCCCGCGGTAGATGAGAACGCATGGCAAGCGCGCGGCTGATCTGGGCCGCGCGGCGCGCATTGCGGGCAACTGTACGATGCGCGGGTGATTACGAGACCGGCGCTAATACCAATGTACTAGGCTGGCTGTACTATATGCGCGGCACTGCAATCATGCCAAGATAGGGTCATCGTGTGGTGCGATTCAGGAAGACTTATCCGCCAAGGATGGCGGTCTTTTCTCCCACACCCGCCGCTTGTCGCTAGACTCCCAGCTCGAATCCGAAATCGTTGCGGAACCGCTTGCGGAATTCATCCGGCGTGAAGCGATGATTCTGGGTACCGTGCTGCTCGATCTTGATGGCACCCAGCAGCGCCGCGATCCTGCCGGTGGTCTCCCAGTCCAGCTTGCGCATCAGTCCGTACAGGAGACCGCCCCGGAACGCATCGCCACAACCGGTCGGATCCCGCACCTGCCGCGCCTGGGCTGGCGGGATGTCGATACGCTGGTCGCGGGTATAGATGTGCGCACCCTCCGCTCCCAGGGTAACTATCAGCCCATCGACCCGTTCCGCGATCTCGTGAGGCGTCATGCCCGTACGCTCCTGCAGCAGCGATGACTCGTAGTCATTGACGCACACCCAGGTTGCCAGTTCGATGAACCTGCGCAGATCCTCGCCGCCGAACAGCGGCAGTCCCTGCCCGGGATCGAAGATGAAGGGAATGCCGGCCGCGGCGAACTGCTCCGCGTGCTCGATCATGGCCTGGCGGCCATCGGGTGATACCATGCCGATGCTGATGCCACCTGCGGCACCGACCGCGTTGCAGTGCGCCTCGTCCATCGCCCCCGGATGGAACGCCGTGATCTGGTTGTCGTCCATGTCTGTCGTAATGAAGGCCTGCGCCGTGTAAAAGCCTTCCAGGGCGACGACATGCGCCCGGTTGATGCCGTTGAAATCCAGCCACTCGGCGTACGGACCGAAGTCCATTCCCACGGCGCCCATCGGTATCGGCTCGCCGCCGAGCAGCTTCAGGTTATAGGCGATGTTGCCGGCACAGCCACCGAACTCGCGACGCATCTCCGGAACATGGAAGGCAACGTTCAGGATATGTACCTTATCCGGTAGGATGTGATTCCTGAACCTGTCCCTGAACACCATGATCGTGTCGTAGGCAAACGAACCGCAGATCAGAGCTGACATTGCTGTTTCCTGTATCGCTGCATGAAGAATTCGGCTGCTATCAGCCATGCGGGCCGCTGACGAACCTCGCGCAAAGAGGCGCAGGCGCCACACGCCGCTGCACTGGCGGTGTGCAGCACGCGTGTTCCGGAAATCCCGGCGCCGCCCCGCTACCGGTGCTGCGCGTCGAGCGGGCAGCCGCCGCAGACGGCAACCGCGTCTGCCTGCACATTTCTGTAACACCACCGTGCCTGAGCCGCGCGGGCGCGCCGCGGCGGCAGCTCTGGCACCGGCGCTATGCGGTTACCGTCCCCGCTAGCGCTGCCGGACGCCAGGCCAGATCGAGCTGCTTGGCGGCACGGACCTCGTCGAGCCGGCGTACCGGCTGGGTGTGCGGGGCCTCGCGCAGAAGATCCGGGCTGCTCTCCGCCTCCTGCTGGATCCGGATCATCGCATCCACGAAACCGTCCAGTTCCTCCCTGGTCTCGGTCTCGGTCGGTTCGATCAGCAGGCATTCCGGGACCAGCAGCGGGAAATAGGTCGTCGGCGCGTGGAAATTATAGTCAAGCAGGCGCTTGGCGAAGTCCATGGCGCTGATGCCCAGCGTCTTCTCCTGCCGCTTCAGGGTAACGATGAACTCGTGGGTCGCGCGTCGACCGGGGAAGGCGACATCGAAACCGGCCGCAACCAGCCTTGCCATCAGGTAGTTTGCGTTCAGTGTCGCGTAGTCGGCCACCCGATGCATGCCCTCGCGCCCGAGCATGCGCGCGTAGATGAATGCGCGCATCAGCACGCCGGCGTTGCCCATGAACGCAGACAGCCGACCGATGCTCTGCGGGCGGGTCTCTTCGGTGATGAGATAATACTCGTCACCGTCGTAACCCACGACCGGTACCGGCAGGAACGGTTCCAGGCGCTTGCTCACGCCCACCGGTCCGGCGCCCGGCCCGCCACCGCCGTGCGGCGTGGAAAAGGTCTTGTGCAGGTTCATGTGAATGACGTCGAAACCCATGTCCCCCGGCCGCACCTTGCCGAGAATCGCATTCAGATTGGCACCGTCGTAGTACAGCAATCCGCCGGCCTCGTGGATGAGGGTGGCGATTTCCTTGATGCGGCGCTCGAACACACCGAGCGTGGAGGGATTGGTCAGCATGATACCGGCGGTCTGCGGCCCCACCGCGGCGCGCAGCGCCTCCAGGTCGACGTCGCCCTGGCGATCGGTCGGGATCTCGCGCACCTTGTAACCGCACATCACCGCAGTGGCCGGATTGGTACCATGTGCCGCATCGGGCACGAGGATCTCGGTACGCGCGCTGTCGCCGCGTGCGTCGTGATAGGCACGGATCATGGCCACGCCCGCGAACTCGCCCTGGGCACCCGCCGCCGGTGACAGCGATACTGCCGGCATGCCGGTGACTTCCCGCAGCATTTCCTGCAGCTCATGCATGCACGCGAGAAACCCCTGCCCCATCGAATCCGGTGCCAGCGGGTGGCGCGCGAGGAAGCCCGGCAGCATGGCCAGCCGGTTACAGGCACGCGGGTTGTACTTCATGGTGCAGGAACCCAAGGGGTAGAACTGGGTATCAATCGAGAAATTCTTCTGCGACAGGCGCGTATAGTGACGCACCACCTGCATCTCCGAGACTGCCGGCAGCAAAGGCGGCTCCGTGCGCAGCAGGGCGGCCGGAATATCCGCGGCATCGGCAGCCTGATGCGGCGCCTGCGCCAGGGCACGGCGGCCAGGGCGGGAGTGTTCGAATATCAGCATAGCCATTCTTTCCAAAATGTCAGGTGCGGGCACGCCCGCGAAACTTGCAGCCGGCAGTGATCAGCCACCGGCATCCCCGGCGCTAGCGCAGTGCCGCCAGCGCCGCCTCGTAATCCGGCTCGTCGGCGATTTCAGGCACCAGCTGGGTATAGCGCACCACCCCCGCGCCATCCACCACCACGATGGCGCGCGCGGTAATACCGGCCAGCGGTCCGTCGGTGATCAGCACGCCGTAATCGCGGGCAAAGTCACGCGAACGCATCATGGACAGCGGGACCACGTTCTCCAGCCCCTCGGCGCCGCAGAAGCGCCCCTGTGCGAACGGCAGGTCGGAGGATATGATCAGTACCACGGCATCATGATGCACCGCGGCATGGGCGTTGAACTTGATGGTGGATGTGGCACAGGTCGGCGTGTCGAGGCTGGGCACGATATTCATGATAACCATTTTGCCCTTGTAGTCGGCGAGCCGTACATCGTTCAGCTTGCCGTCGACCAGGTGGAAGTTCGGCGCCTTGCTGCCGGTCGCCGGCAGTTCGCCGTTGGTATGACAGGCGTTTCCGTTCAGGGTTACTGTCGCCATGACTTACCTCCGCTGTTCTCGTGTGAATGAACCCGGTGCCGGCGCTCAGGCCAGCTTCGGCTGTACCGGGCACCCGGCCACCGTCTGCGCCGCGATGGCACGGTTCAGGTGATCGGTATAGGTTGCGATGTCGGCTGCGCTGCGCACTTCGGTGGCGCAAACCAGCAGGGCATCGCCCAGTTCCGGATAGTCGCGGGTGAGGACGTAACCGGGCAAGATGTTGTGCGCGTGCAGCGCACGCACGATACCGTCAACTGGCAACGCCAGGCGCAGCGGCACCTCGTGGAAATACGGCCGATCGAACACCGGCTGCACCGCCTCGTTCGCGGTCAGTGCGGCTACCAGCGCACGGGTGTTTTCGTGGCAGGCAAGCGCGACACGGCGCAACCCTTCCGCCCCGAGCAAGGACATGTAGATGGTCGCCGCCGTTACCAGCAGGCCCTGGTTGGTGCAGATGTTCGAGGTCGCCTTGGATCGGCGGATGTGCTGCTCGCGCGCCTGCAAAGTCAGGGTGAAGCCTGCGCGCCCGTCACGGTCGAGCGTGCGACCGACGATGCGTCCCGGCATCTGCCGCACCAGATCCAGTTTGCAGCACATGTAGCCGAAATACGGACCGCCACTCATGAGCGGCACACCCAGCGGCTGGCCTTC
Proteins encoded:
- a CDS encoding ATP-binding protein; amino-acid sequence: MMRMIRNLGIGQRILLSFTIPMLLVILTLGYRITSGYMTDARNALEARGAHMARQLAALCEFGLYAQDPAELQRQLDSVAREEDVVTASVSDANGRVLARSGTAELPDAPQQSATFRAIVMRTGVSISDFEAETAAATVHSPENPELGQVTLTLSTTGLLENLRNTFISGSILTFTGLLATFLLAYLVARSVSAPIRHLTGIVGKLTGGDLAARSRQGSPGELGSLEAGINQMANTLQHAQGKLAREIEDATAALQHTVTELEHRNIELNHARDEAVRAAAAKTDFLARMSHEIRTPLSAIIGFNELLGKTRLTENQQEYSRTINQAAAQLLQVIEDILGYSRLESGAVKLELSKFNLHDCLENVVSMLSATAHEKQLELVLYIHSDVPRFIISDQNRISQVLTNLAANAIKFTETGHVIVEISVPNPEPDDVTIMFAVTDTGIGMNETQLGQIFSPFYQADDTASRRHGGTGLGLSISKQLVEQLGGAIQVSSKQGTGSVFSFTLNSPRIDQDGNVPAKILAGKTICVFDRNPFSLRALRNRFFTWGATVFNTSDPDRLQEMLATLGTGANPCDLVVAGIGGAEFERSNCAGLCRTYALAVPVPRLFLVSAELEDPATDSNCREHCRILSKPVRSDLLLRTVRTLIMLPDEAGTSIIGATPGQPAQEARPASAGLEVLVVEDNHFNQELLSQILAELGVRATLAANGSEACAVADVHRFDIIFMDIHMPVMGGLEAARYIRQGINRDTPIIALTADVFTDQNHALASAGIDDCLLKPVSATRLTGMLDTWGRPGARAAASAGTATLSAGMAQAATAAGSGLPPEFHQRLHRELVARLQALRLAHAAGDEAAIRDHVHQLKGIVDFFQLVDFHEAFRLLQTALQSRQAAAAETAIDRLQAVLAETSPETGEWRQERERQP
- a CDS encoding carbohydrate kinase family protein — its product is MSALICGSFAYDTIMVFRDRFRNHILPDKVHILNVAFHVPEMRREFGGCAGNIAYNLKLLGGEPIPMGAVGMDFGPYAEWLDFNGINRAHVVALEGFYTAQAFITTDMDDNQITAFHPGAMDEAHCNAVGAAGGISIGMVSPDGRQAMIEHAEQFAAAGIPFIFDPGQGLPLFGGEDLRRFIELATWVCVNDYESSLLQERTGMTPHEIAERVDGLIVTLGAEGAHIYTRDQRIDIPPAQARQVRDPTGCGDAFRGGLLYGLMRKLDWETTGRIAALLGAIKIEQHGTQNHRFTPDEFRKRFRNDFGFELGV
- the gcvPB gene encoding aminomethyl-transferring glycine dehydrogenase subunit GcvPB, translating into MLIFEHSRPGRRALAQAPHQAADAADIPAALLRTEPPLLPAVSEMQVVRHYTRLSQKNFSIDTQFYPLGSCTMKYNPRACNRLAMLPGFLARHPLAPDSMGQGFLACMHELQEMLREVTGMPAVSLSPAAGAQGEFAGVAMIRAYHDARGDSARTEILVPDAAHGTNPATAVMCGYKVREIPTDRQGDVDLEALRAAVGPQTAGIMLTNPSTLGVFERRIKEIATLIHEAGGLLYYDGANLNAILGKVRPGDMGFDVIHMNLHKTFSTPHGGGGPGAGPVGVSKRLEPFLPVPVVGYDGDEYYLITEETRPQSIGRLSAFMGNAGVLMRAFIYARMLGREGMHRVADYATLNANYLMARLVAAGFDVAFPGRRATHEFIVTLKRQEKTLGISAMDFAKRLLDYNFHAPTTYFPLLVPECLLIEPTETETREELDGFVDAMIRIQQEAESSPDLLREAPHTQPVRRLDEVRAAKQLDLAWRPAALAGTVTA
- the tpx gene encoding thiol peroxidase; amino-acid sequence: MATVTLNGNACHTNGELPATGSKAPNFHLVDGKLNDVRLADYKGKMVIMNIVPSLDTPTCATSTIKFNAHAAVHHDAVVLIISSDLPFAQGRFCGAEGLENVVPLSMMRSRDFARDYGVLITDGPLAGITARAIVVVDGAGVVRYTQLVPEIADEPDYEAALAALR